GGAGAGGTCCATTTCTCTATCGGAAGGTGTAAGTTTAGACTCTCAAGTACAAGACCTTTGACTGCAAGGTCTTTTTTTTCTCCTAAAAAAATGGTATTAGTTTGTGGGTCTAAACAGGTTATATAAAGAGGTTTGCCTAACGGAAGCCTTAAGCCCTTTCTCTGCCCTATGGTATAGAAAAATATCCCTTCATGGGTTCCAACTACTTTCTCTTTATAAACCACAGGCCCCTTTTTAGGTTGTAAAAACATAGATAAAAACTCTTTAACTGAAGTTCTCTTTAAGAAACATACGTCCTGAGATTCTTGCGAGGTTTCTATCCCAAAAATTTCTTTAGCCATAATTTTAACTTCTTCTTTTAAATAACCACTTAGAGGAAAGTTTAGAAAAGGTAAGACTTGTTTGTTAATCAAGGACAGGAAGTAAGATTGATCCTTTTTAGTATCCTTTGGTTTTTTTAACAAGAGCTCACCTTGGTATTCCCCTAAATCTACGTAATGTCCGGTAGCTAACTTTTCAGCTCCTAAATTTTTTAACGTCCAGTCAAGGACTTCCCCAAATTTTATTTTTGCGTTACATAGAGCGCATGGATTAGGAGTTTTCCCTTGGGCATAAGTGTTTATAAAATAAGAGATGATTTGTTCTTGAAATTTTTGGGTAAGGTCTATGATGTGATGGGGTATGTCAAGTGTTTGGGCTATAAACTTAGCTTTTTCTATTTCCTTTTGTTTTTCAAAAAGCTTAAACGTAATTCCAACTAAAGAAACTCCTTGTTTTTTTAAAAGATAGGCAGAAACAGCACTATCAATTCCTCCGCTTAGACAAATGGCGATTTTCATGTTTTATGGTAAAATAAAGTTTACCAAAGTAATTAAATTTTTTAAATTATAAACAAAAGGAGTGGAATATGGAAGGCCTTTTAAAAAAATTTTTTCAACCTTCTAAAAAAGTAATAGCGGACAAAGCGGCTTTTCCTGAAGAGACGGTATCGAGGGTAGAAAACAGGCTTAAAAGCCTGGGGGTTAAGGTTTATAAAGGGGTTCAGAGGATAGATAAGGGAAGACTTGGAATTCCTGTTTATATAAGTCTTTATGATATAGATGGACAAAGGATTACCGGAAATTTTAAACAGATGGGTAAAGGTTCTACTGAGGTTTTAGCTAAAGCGAGTGCACTTATGGAGTTGGTAGAAAGGTTTTCCCTGTTTTCTTTTTATAGATCGGTAGAAACGGTAGGAAGATTAACAACTTTCGAAGAGTTAGGAGAAGATGCCCTCTCTTGGGAAATATTTTTGAGGTCTATAGAAGATGACGAACAAGATAAGGTTAAAGAAATAGCCTATCGTTATATAAAAAAGACTCCTATGTGGTTTGTTCCTGGATTAGAGGTTACTACTAAAAAAGTTAAATATCTACCTTTTCATTGGTTTTGGATACTTTATGAATATAATGGATCTGCTGGAGGAAATACCTATCCTGAGGCAGCCATTCAGGCTATCTGTGAGTTGATAGAAAGACATGTGAACGCTCTTTCGGTGAGAAAGGGTATACCAATGGCTGAAATAAAAAGAAGTTCAATTTCAGGGGAAGGAGAAAGGCTTCTTTCTTGTTATGAGAGATTGGGGATTAAAGTGTGGATAAGAGATATGACCTTTGGAATGCCTGCTCCAACAATAGCGGTGATGGCGATGGATCCCTCTACCTATCCTCACAGAAGTGAAATCGTTTATGCTGCTGGTACAGGCACCTCACCAGAAAGGGCTTTAATAAGGGCCTTGACAGAAGTAGCTCAGCTGGCAGGAGATTTTGATACCGAGGGTAAATATTTAGAAAGTGGACTTCCCAAATTTCGTACCTTAGAAGAAGCTTCTCAGGTATTAGCTACCAACGGAGAGGTTAGTTTGGAGGATCTTCCTAATCTTTATTCCGAAGATCATACGCAAGAACTTGAGGTGTTAACCGATAAACTAAAAGAGATAGGTTATCAAACCTATTTGATAGATATCACTCGCCCAGATTTAGAAATTCCTGCGGT
Above is a genomic segment from Thermodesulfobacterium commune DSM 2178 containing:
- the mnmA gene encoding tRNA 2-thiouridine(34) synthase MnmA — translated: MKIAICLSGGIDSAVSAYLLKKQGVSLVGITFKLFEKQKEIEKAKFIAQTLDIPHHIIDLTQKFQEQIISYFINTYAQGKTPNPCALCNAKIKFGEVLDWTLKNLGAEKLATGHYVDLGEYQGELLLKKPKDTKKDQSYFLSLINKQVLPFLNFPLSGYLKEEVKIMAKEIFGIETSQESQDVCFLKRTSVKEFLSMFLQPKKGPVVYKEKVVGTHEGIFFYTIGQRKGLRLPLGKPLYITCLDPQTNTIFLGEKKDLAVKGLVLESLNLHLPIEKWTSPEAQIRYRAPRVKVKDIITEGKKTKVLFEEVVFGVTPGQVCAFYEKEFLLGGGIIVDKL
- a CDS encoding YcaO-like family protein, translating into MEGLLKKFFQPSKKVIADKAAFPEETVSRVENRLKSLGVKVYKGVQRIDKGRLGIPVYISLYDIDGQRITGNFKQMGKGSTEVLAKASALMELVERFSLFSFYRSVETVGRLTTFEELGEDALSWEIFLRSIEDDEQDKVKEIAYRYIKKTPMWFVPGLEVTTKKVKYLPFHWFWILYEYNGSAGGNTYPEAAIQAICELIERHVNALSVRKGIPMAEIKRSSISGEGERLLSCYERLGIKVWIRDMTFGMPAPTIAVMAMDPSTYPHRSEIVYAAGTGTSPERALIRALTEVAQLAGDFDTEGKYLESGLPKFRTLEEASQVLATNGEVSLEDLPNLYSEDHTQELEVLTDKLKEIGYQTYLIDITRPDLEIPAVYAVIPGILFRERTKISYLYQFVRTLSLYFPLESQKSILEDLIKEVPDRYFLWAFLGNVYKELKEFSKAISAYQKALGMIDFDDDKIALYTHLADAYLKDEQYKEAVETALRGLSLEEVPELYNILGRAYYKLEEYFLAMEAFCKAIDLNPASAIDYANVGYCLKALNQLPTAEVFFLKALELNPDLTVAKMGLEYCGKFLNNQN